The proteins below are encoded in one region of Sulfolobus islandicus Y.N.15.51:
- a CDS encoding cobalt-precorrin-7 (C(5))-methyltransferase, which yields MRVSEIPVYIVGVGPGDPEYLTLKGYKAIKDSSIVAGWKSVLERFWPILEGKRTVVLTYKIESETLEEIIEIGKTENVAILDHGDPSVSDWQFVEKIRNIATSKGVKVNIISGVSSLNIALSRLGLDINFIGFVTLHVRGDISKSLNDLLNILKMGRVAVVIPEPYKDGPQKVAKFLYDNNLNCRIVVFEKLSYDDERRRDYDNLISLLNENNEFGDLTIMAIFPKS from the coding sequence ATGAGGGTGAGTGAAATTCCAGTTTACATCGTTGGAGTAGGCCCTGGAGATCCAGAGTATCTTACATTAAAGGGATATAAGGCCATAAAGGATAGTTCAATAGTAGCTGGATGGAAATCAGTCTTAGAAAGATTTTGGCCAATATTAGAAGGTAAACGAACGGTGGTATTAACATATAAAATAGAGAGCGAAACGCTAGAAGAGATTATTGAAATAGGGAAAACTGAGAACGTTGCAATACTTGATCATGGAGATCCTTCAGTATCTGACTGGCAATTTGTGGAAAAGATAAGGAACATAGCTACAAGTAAAGGTGTTAAGGTAAATATAATCTCTGGAGTATCCTCTCTAAATATTGCCCTTTCTAGACTGGGTCTTGACATAAATTTTATTGGATTTGTAACCTTACATGTAAGGGGAGATATATCGAAATCTTTGAATGACCTTCTTAACATATTGAAGATGGGTCGTGTAGCCGTGGTAATACCAGAACCTTACAAAGATGGGCCACAAAAAGTAGCTAAATTCCTCTATGATAATAATTTAAACTGTAGAATAGTGGTATTTGAGAAACTCAGTTACGATGATGAGAGAAGGAGGGATTATGATAACTTAATATCGTTATTGAATGAAAACAATGAATTCGGTGACCTTACAATAATGGCCATATTTCCTAAATCCTAG
- the cbiG gene encoding cobalt-precorrin 5A hydrolase, with translation MIENLWRGIAIISASEDGFKAGEIVKEKLKRFEIPVVHFKYKDADIETVWRCYDAIIFVMALEGATRIICKYAKSKTKDPAIICIDDKINYVIPLLGGHWGANDIARDLSVILNSTPIITTAAELKGKLSVEKIANILVAKILNPENIVKINAVLLRDEYVCVDGVDINVTFPENIRINSEECNYIVSLRNDKEYKDKIVVWLKPLKISIGVGSKKDVKIDEIRDGIYKVLERLNLKRERIGIIASIREEVKKIADEINVKFRLVNEEEINNFTNPCLTPPSKTLIEVGLKGVAEISALIAGGINSKLILRKIAISRNSTIAVATYEGE, from the coding sequence ATGATAGAAAACTTATGGCGAGGAATTGCCATAATCTCAGCCTCTGAAGACGGTTTCAAAGCAGGCGAAATAGTTAAGGAGAAGTTAAAAAGATTTGAGATACCCGTAGTCCATTTCAAGTATAAGGACGCAGATATCGAAACAGTATGGAGATGTTATGATGCGATTATATTTGTAATGGCACTAGAAGGAGCCACTAGGATTATTTGCAAATACGCGAAGTCTAAGACCAAGGATCCTGCAATAATATGTATTGACGATAAAATAAATTACGTTATACCCCTTCTTGGTGGGCATTGGGGTGCTAACGATATCGCAAGAGACTTATCTGTAATTTTAAACTCAACACCGATAATAACCACAGCTGCTGAATTAAAAGGCAAGTTAAGTGTTGAAAAGATAGCGAACATTTTAGTTGCTAAAATATTAAATCCCGAAAATATAGTTAAGATAAATGCAGTCCTATTAAGAGATGAGTATGTTTGTGTGGATGGAGTTGATATTAACGTTACGTTCCCCGAAAATATAAGGATAAATAGTGAGGAGTGCAATTACATCGTATCGTTGAGGAACGATAAGGAGTATAAGGATAAGATAGTAGTATGGCTGAAACCACTAAAGATATCAATAGGTGTAGGGTCTAAAAAAGACGTGAAAATAGATGAGATTAGAGATGGAATATACAAGGTACTAGAAAGGCTTAACTTAAAAAGAGAGAGGATTGGCATAATTGCGTCTATTCGAGAAGAGGTCAAGAAAATTGCCGATGAAATTAATGTTAAATTTAGATTAGTAAACGAGGAGGAGATAAACAACTTTACAAATCCATGCCTTACTCCTCCTAGCAAAACCCTCATTGAAGTTGGCTTGAAAGGAGTAGCTGAAATTTCCGCCCTAATAGCTGGTGGAATTAATTCAAAATTGATATTGAGAAAAATAGCCATAAGTAGAAATTCCACTATTGCAGTAGCAACTTATGAGGGTGAGTGA
- the cobM gene encoding precorrin-4 C(11)-methyltransferase encodes MVGKVVFIGSGPGDPELITVKAKKYIETTDVIVYAGSLVNPEILKWSRKDAEVYNSSSLTLNEIVEIMVKKASEGKLVVRLKSGDSSIYGALFEEMWALEAAGIPFEVVPGITAAIAAASVIPIELTVPKLSQTVIITRASLRVPMQGSIKDFAKMVKIGATMVIYTGIHIIDRVVNELKEGGLTDDTPVIVVYRATWPEQRIIKGTLADIVSKVREAKIYRDSVIIVGLASDPQQIKNMVRSSVYDPKHNHSYRPWKVEED; translated from the coding sequence ATGGTAGGAAAAGTGGTTTTCATTGGATCTGGCCCAGGAGATCCTGAGCTAATTACAGTAAAGGCCAAGAAATACATAGAAACAACTGATGTAATAGTATACGCAGGTTCCCTTGTAAATCCAGAAATATTGAAATGGTCTCGAAAGGATGCCGAAGTATACAATAGTTCATCGCTTACATTAAATGAGATAGTGGAGATAATGGTCAAAAAAGCGAGTGAAGGAAAACTAGTTGTTAGACTCAAATCCGGGGACTCATCAATCTACGGAGCGTTATTTGAGGAGATGTGGGCATTAGAAGCTGCTGGAATCCCATTCGAAGTTGTGCCAGGTATCACTGCAGCTATTGCCGCGGCTTCTGTAATACCCATTGAGTTAACAGTCCCCAAGCTTTCCCAAACTGTTATTATAACAAGAGCCTCACTGAGAGTCCCAATGCAAGGTTCCATAAAAGATTTCGCCAAAATGGTAAAGATTGGAGCTACTATGGTAATCTATACTGGAATACATATCATAGACAGAGTAGTTAATGAGCTTAAGGAGGGAGGATTAACTGATGATACTCCAGTGATAGTGGTCTATCGCGCAACTTGGCCAGAGCAAAGGATAATTAAAGGAACTTTGGCTGACATCGTGAGTAAGGTTAGGGAAGCTAAGATATATAGGGATTCAGTAATAATAGTAGGACTAGCATCAGATCCACAACAGATCAAGAATATGGTAAGATCTAGTGTATATGATCCTAAGCATAATCATTCATATAGGCCTTGGAAAGTAGAGGAAGACTAA
- a CDS encoding cobalt-factor II C(20)-methyltransferase, with translation MKLYVVGLGPGDEELITMRGAKILKEVRTIFIPYSTGTNRSLAENIVKKYAKSNSKLVLLGFPMAKDVNENELKKIGEKICNESEGDSAFVTLGDPTLYSTFFRIKDKLPCNVNVEIIPGVSSVTACASKAMISLANSEDSISIIPASRLDSIEKASEIFETIIVLKANENIKEIAQMLSNKYDLLYARRCFMNDEKLVNMEKEIVNDKDYFSMIIALRKKR, from the coding sequence TTACGTGGTTGGATTAGGACCAGGTGATGAGGAGTTAATAACTATGAGAGGAGCGAAAATCCTTAAGGAGGTTAGAACTATCTTCATTCCCTATTCCACTGGAACCAATAGAAGTCTGGCAGAGAACATAGTCAAGAAATATGCTAAAAGTAATTCAAAGCTGGTTCTATTAGGTTTTCCCATGGCAAAGGACGTTAATGAGAATGAGTTGAAAAAGATAGGAGAAAAGATCTGTAATGAAAGTGAAGGCGACTCCGCATTTGTAACCTTAGGTGATCCAACGTTATATAGCACATTCTTCAGAATAAAGGATAAATTACCATGTAATGTTAACGTGGAAATTATCCCCGGCGTCTCTTCCGTAACCGCTTGTGCCTCAAAAGCTATGATATCTTTAGCGAATTCTGAGGATTCGATAAGTATAATACCAGCTTCAAGACTAGACTCTATTGAAAAAGCTAGCGAAATATTCGAGACTATAATAGTACTTAAGGCTAACGAGAACATTAAGGAAATAGCTCAAATGCTTTCCAACAAATACGACTTACTTTATGCTAGAAGATGTTTCATGAACGACGAAAAGTTAGTTAATATGGAAAAAGAGATCGTTAATGATAAGGATTACTTCTCAATGATAATAGCTTTGAGAAAGAAAAGGTGA